The Stratiformator vulcanicus genome has a segment encoding these proteins:
- a CDS encoding serine/threonine-protein kinase: MSTDSDEQESSEQVTLQPGMQLGRYLIKKRLGEGGMGTVWLAEDTQLSRSVALKVLKTAKGTPPNLIARFQSEARAAANLKHPSIVSVYDTGEIEGVLFIALEYVEGIDVERLMEKKGPIPYRRTVSIIGQIADALDHLHGQGFVHRDIKPSNILIRKDGSVTLTDLGLARAVEEESESRITRAGHTVGTVDYMPPEQARSSRSADIRSDIYSLGCTWYHMLTGDVPYRADSLTNRLRAHAEEPIPDPRKAQSDTPEAVVAVLRRMMAKKPSDRYQTPSALSKDITKASQRRSSVSVDDLAALSGSDTASADSRDEGPLSDASMGASKISDGALPSRKARPQRRSKSKSSPRVAAAPPPGRRPLKHEMKASGKPTGQDSAIVVAGVVGFILFALVAWWLVIEVGGSYVKLSDEGGEVTNVDPRINEGGPLTGNGSGNGIGNGQQDPAGTQRDSPNGQSGQPTGPEPGGTSPNPTRFPDVGGGTGTNPNQPTVLVPTRPDKTDDPSEAAPTPPPLSIGTEQERPHFPEWVATVATAERPHPWNQPGTEISVGRSDRTSTDYVNLSEAFANLPGTTATIRLHGDGPFVWKLPAARVTAPLTIVAATGSRPVITFVGSEVQGASDALLEIDGAELAFIGVDLTFDLAHAPLNAADVFAVAEGLLALRDTTISVERSDATAVENLVRLRQLDADPEERRPAGRVLFDRCVIDSRGTRLVDVEPLQADVVVSNSVAVLRDAGAFRVPIPSGFDPMSNPGREVEQVEPTLRLALFSSSCFSSESFLRAEPVPGFTVGSQPAMSFRAMNSVAASFRGGESQPLLSLGQASSTYRPENVIRWNTDRFAFGVWKPLIAMDGQTQPIAAGPSSWQRTWNDYTPPLLIPLSSLPRSESDSATPIDKIDQFARVSSHPDVGADPALLPERSERNFVAGLFEAKLPLPVRIPDPSQTINFNLGSGDLGSFVNSGNWPDGARIIASGSGPVPSSSFAIAGRTLTIEFETAGESPPTLRPRLVPESSPPAPFISVRNGRLRLINPNVVMTGSTRRRGPNYFLETADATVLIESGEIRGPERGSLGHVGMFRLRSADANATSFGNSRGTVELRDTFLTAESPVVTIAYESSPLRLTNCGIVTTDDILRLQTTSGTGSMTAMIEHCSLSAGRATALFAGQNVGRSATDTVRVSIRDTVILPPLGIRPPSPPAVIFDQDQTFPTDVVHWRDRHLAVAIDDVRLLAGPGVYLDEQRSETRWRLYAGKFGTSELHLSKDAVRLASRPQIDRVVEIEPRDLKLDPACEAASAGRGGKPLGFTMP, translated from the coding sequence ATGTCGACCGATTCCGACGAGCAGGAAAGCTCGGAGCAAGTCACCTTGCAACCGGGCATGCAGCTCGGACGTTATTTGATTAAGAAGCGGCTTGGCGAAGGGGGCATGGGGACGGTTTGGCTGGCCGAAGATACGCAGTTGAGCCGATCGGTCGCGCTCAAGGTTTTGAAGACCGCCAAGGGGACGCCGCCGAACCTGATCGCGCGGTTCCAATCGGAGGCCCGGGCGGCGGCGAATCTCAAGCACCCGAGTATCGTCTCCGTTTACGACACCGGTGAGATCGAAGGCGTGCTGTTCATCGCGTTGGAATACGTCGAGGGAATCGACGTCGAACGCCTGATGGAAAAGAAGGGGCCGATCCCGTATCGCCGAACGGTCTCCATTATCGGCCAGATCGCCGATGCCCTCGACCACCTGCACGGGCAGGGGTTTGTGCATCGCGACATTAAGCCTTCGAACATTTTGATTCGAAAAGACGGCTCGGTCACGCTGACCGATCTCGGTCTGGCCCGCGCCGTCGAGGAAGAGTCTGAATCGCGGATCACGCGGGCCGGACACACGGTCGGGACGGTCGACTATATGCCGCCCGAACAGGCCCGCAGCAGTCGCTCCGCCGATATCCGCAGCGACATCTATTCGCTGGGCTGCACCTGGTATCACATGCTGACCGGCGACGTGCCCTATCGGGCCGATAGCCTGACGAATCGTCTCCGCGCCCATGCCGAAGAGCCGATTCCCGATCCGCGAAAAGCTCAGTCCGATACCCCGGAAGCAGTCGTGGCAGTGCTGCGTCGGATGATGGCGAAGAAGCCGTCCGATCGGTATCAGACGCCCTCGGCGCTCAGCAAAGACATTACCAAGGCATCGCAGCGCCGCTCGTCTGTTTCCGTCGACGATCTGGCCGCGCTCTCCGGTAGCGACACGGCCTCCGCCGACAGCAGAGACGAAGGTCCGCTTTCGGATGCGTCGATGGGGGCATCAAAGATCAGTGATGGGGCTCTGCCGAGTCGCAAGGCCCGCCCGCAACGTCGTTCGAAGAGTAAGTCGAGTCCGCGCGTGGCCGCGGCCCCGCCGCCGGGACGAAGGCCGCTCAAGCACGAGATGAAAGCCTCGGGCAAACCGACCGGTCAGGATTCGGCGATCGTCGTTGCCGGCGTGGTGGGATTTATTTTGTTCGCGCTCGTGGCGTGGTGGCTGGTGATCGAAGTCGGGGGCTCTTACGTCAAGCTGTCCGACGAGGGGGGCGAGGTCACCAACGTCGATCCGCGGATCAACGAAGGCGGCCCGTTGACTGGCAATGGCTCCGGCAATGGCATCGGCAACGGACAGCAAGACCCCGCGGGAACGCAGCGCGATTCGCCGAACGGGCAATCAGGACAGCCGACCGGTCCCGAACCCGGAGGCACATCGCCGAACCCGACCCGATTCCCCGATGTCGGGGGCGGAACAGGGACGAATCCGAATCAACCGACCGTGTTGGTGCCGACGCGCCCGGACAAGACCGACGACCCGAGTGAGGCCGCCCCGACGCCACCTCCGCTGTCGATCGGGACCGAACAGGAACGACCGCACTTTCCCGAATGGGTCGCGACCGTCGCCACCGCGGAGCGGCCGCATCCGTGGAATCAGCCCGGAACGGAAATCAGCGTCGGACGTTCGGACCGCACGTCGACCGACTACGTCAACCTGAGCGAAGCCTTCGCCAATCTGCCGGGCACGACCGCAACGATTCGGCTGCACGGGGACGGGCCGTTCGTCTGGAAGCTGCCCGCCGCCCGGGTTACGGCTCCGCTGACGATCGTGGCCGCAACCGGTTCTCGGCCGGTGATCACGTTCGTCGGTTCCGAGGTGCAGGGGGCCTCGGATGCGTTGCTTGAAATCGATGGTGCAGAACTCGCTTTCATTGGCGTCGACCTGACCTTTGACCTCGCACACGCTCCACTGAATGCCGCCGACGTGTTCGCAGTCGCCGAGGGGTTGCTGGCTCTGCGGGACACCACGATCTCGGTCGAACGGAGCGACGCGACGGCGGTTGAAAACCTTGTCCGCCTGCGACAGTTGGATGCCGACCCTGAAGAGCGCCGCCCCGCCGGTCGAGTGTTGTTCGATCGCTGCGTGATCGACTCCCGCGGCACGCGACTGGTTGACGTCGAACCGCTCCAGGCCGACGTCGTGGTTTCAAACAGTGTTGCCGTCCTTCGTGATGCCGGGGCCTTTCGTGTGCCCATCCCGAGCGGCTTTGACCCAATGAGCAATCCGGGCCGGGAGGTCGAACAGGTCGAACCGACGCTGCGGCTCGCCCTGTTCTCTTCATCGTGCTTTTCGTCCGAATCATTCCTGCGGGCCGAACCCGTACCGGGCTTTACCGTCGGGTCGCAACCAGCGATGTCGTTCCGCGCGATGAACTCGGTCGCCGCGAGTTTTCGGGGCGGTGAATCGCAGCCCCTCCTCTCCTTGGGGCAGGCCTCTTCGACCTATCGCCCCGAGAACGTTATCCGGTGGAACACCGATCGATTCGCGTTCGGGGTGTGGAAGCCGCTGATCGCGATGGACGGTCAGACCCAGCCCATCGCGGCTGGGCCGTCGAGTTGGCAGCGGACTTGGAACGACTACACGCCACCGCTGCTGATCCCGCTGTCGAGCCTTCCGCGATCGGAGTCTGATTCGGCAACCCCGATCGACAAAATCGATCAATTCGCGCGGGTGTCGAGCCATCCGGATGTCGGTGCCGACCCCGCGTTGCTGCCGGAGCGATCGGAGCGGAATTTCGTCGCTGGCCTGTTCGAAGCGAAGCTCCCCCTCCCCGTCCGCATTCCCGACCCATCGCAGACGATCAACTTCAATTTGGGCAGCGGCGATCTCGGCAGCTTCGTCAATTCGGGCAACTGGCCCGATGGTGCTCGCATCATCGCGTCGGGCAGCGGTCCCGTGCCGTCGAGTTCCTTCGCGATCGCCGGCCGAACACTGACGATTGAATTTGAGACGGCGGGCGAATCGCCGCCAACCCTACGGCCGCGACTGGTGCCGGAGTCCTCGCCCCCTGCCCCATTTATCAGCGTCAGGAATGGCCGACTTCGACTCATTAATCCGAACGTCGTGATGACCGGTTCGACCCGCCGGCGCGGCCCGAACTACTTCCTTGAAACGGCTGACGCCACGGTGCTGATCGAGTCGGGCGAAATACGCGGTCCGGAACGAGGCAGCCTCGGGCATGTCGGCATGTTTCGCCTGCGATCGGCCGACGCGAATGCCACCAGCTTCGGGAACTCGCGCGGGACCGTCGAACTGCGCGACACGTTCCTCACGGCGGAATCGCCGGTCGTGACGATCGCCTATGAAAGTTCCCCGCTGCGGCTGACGAACTGCGGGATTGTCACGACTGACGACATCTTGCGATTGCAGACGACGAGCGGAACCGGAAGCATGACGGCAATGATCGAACACTGTTCGCTGTCGGCCGGACGCGCGACCGCCTTATTCGCCGGGCAGAACGTCGGGCGAAGTGCGACTGACACGGTCCGAGTTTCGATTCGAGATACGGTGATCCTTCCGCCGCTGGGAATCCGCCCCCCGTCCCCTCCCGCGGTGATCTTCGATCAGGACCAGACATTCCCGACCGATGTCGTCCACTGGCGTGACCGTCACCTTGCCGTTGCGATTGACGACGTGCGGCTGCTGGCCGGCCCCGGCGTTTATCTGGACGAACAACGCTCCGAAACGAGGTGGCGGTTATACGCCGGCAAATTCGGGACGTCGGAACTGCATCTATCGAAGGACGCGGTCCGCCTCGCCTCCCGGCCGCAGATCGATCGCGTCGTCGAAATTGAGCCGAGGGATCTGAAGCTCGACCCAGCGTGCGAAGCGGCAAGTGCCGGACGCGGAGGCAAGCCGCTCGGCTTTACGATGCCTTAG
- a CDS encoding DUF4332 domain-containing protein, whose product MNFDELSEWDNLVRRRAGPMSLLFNVLFAEKCKSTHHKLALDSLLHLKNEHAPRWRNLFLRNIEAYLEGAKAPDTRFKDFTNHVLHVRDNNWGGAPRAAAKWYDKTVELLANKDWNDAIYAAGVLSHYYTDPLMPFHTGQSEEETVIHRAAEWSMTKSYDTLRGMLIDELGYPDVAVPSGGDWLEQMVIEGACVSNPHYEALIERYDFEVGRKRPVEGLDEDLRIRIARCLGHATVGFSRILDRAFVDAGVAPPRKGITLIGVLSKLTVPIFWVTKRMHNSRQRKIVEMIYREYQQTGRVLTYLPEDEYAVREAHAREVLNVPLAELDEKPLRPIGTQYGKPVGKESGIAKPAARTEPAPTARKVEQPTPAVANVKQSPPQRTVNTAGRPPVTPRVAPAQPAKPQAVSTTSSPAQNLARTIASGTPAKTAQSTTATTQSKPANFARPEAKKINPADPFADFGSMRKIIDPQAETPRGGNTTAKQPPAEPPQKPTISLKDSLPPELRPNTESTADASGESDGPKFYLDRNCPVVDAPSIGPKTASRLEGVGIRTVADLLGANATGVAARLGVTYITAEVFRDWQRQARLCCQIPNLRGHDSQILVACGVTDPTDLVALDAEELFELVAPFCESEEGQRILRSGKSPTVEEVGDWIDWSQSARPLKAA is encoded by the coding sequence ATGAATTTCGATGAATTGTCAGAATGGGACAATCTCGTTCGCAGGCGGGCCGGGCCGATGTCGCTACTGTTCAATGTGTTGTTCGCCGAGAAGTGCAAGAGCACGCACCATAAGCTCGCGCTCGACTCACTGCTGCACCTCAAGAACGAACACGCTCCGCGCTGGCGGAATTTATTCTTGCGGAACATCGAAGCGTACCTCGAAGGGGCCAAGGCCCCCGACACCCGCTTCAAGGACTTCACCAATCACGTGCTGCACGTGCGTGACAACAACTGGGGCGGTGCCCCGCGTGCGGCAGCGAAGTGGTATGACAAAACCGTTGAGTTGCTCGCGAACAAAGACTGGAACGACGCGATTTACGCAGCCGGGGTGCTGAGCCACTACTACACCGACCCGCTGATGCCCTTTCACACCGGGCAGAGTGAGGAAGAGACCGTCATCCACCGCGCCGCCGAGTGGAGCATGACAAAGTCGTACGACACGTTGCGAGGAATGCTGATCGACGAACTCGGCTATCCCGACGTCGCGGTCCCCTCCGGCGGCGACTGGCTCGAGCAGATGGTCATCGAAGGCGCCTGCGTATCCAATCCGCATTACGAAGCACTCATTGAGCGCTACGACTTCGAGGTCGGCCGGAAACGACCGGTCGAAGGCCTCGACGAGGACCTCCGCATTCGCATCGCGCGATGTCTCGGTCACGCGACTGTCGGGTTCAGCCGAATTCTCGACCGCGCTTTCGTCGACGCCGGCGTCGCCCCGCCGCGCAAAGGTATCACGCTCATCGGGGTGCTTTCGAAATTGACGGTGCCGATCTTCTGGGTCACCAAGCGGATGCACAATTCGCGGCAGCGAAAGATCGTGGAAATGATCTATCGCGAGTATCAACAAACCGGACGAGTCCTCACCTATCTGCCCGAAGATGAGTACGCCGTCCGCGAAGCACACGCCCGCGAAGTGCTCAACGTGCCCCTCGCCGAACTTGATGAGAAGCCGCTGCGACCGATCGGAACCCAATACGGCAAGCCGGTCGGAAAAGAGTCCGGAATTGCGAAGCCCGCGGCGAGAACTGAACCCGCACCAACGGCTCGCAAAGTCGAACAACCGACTCCGGCGGTTGCGAACGTCAAGCAGTCGCCGCCGCAACGGACGGTCAACACGGCCGGCCGACCCCCGGTGACACCCCGTGTGGCACCGGCTCAACCGGCCAAGCCGCAGGCCGTTTCGACGACATCGTCCCCGGCTCAAAATCTGGCGCGGACGATTGCTTCGGGCACGCCAGCAAAGACCGCGCAATCGACGACCGCAACGACGCAGAGCAAGCCGGCAAACTTCGCCCGTCCGGAAGCCAAGAAGATCAACCCGGCCGACCCGTTCGCCGACTTCGGCTCAATGCGGAAGATCATTGACCCCCAGGCTGAGACACCGCGGGGCGGCAACACGACGGCCAAACAACCCCCCGCAGAACCGCCGCAAAAGCCGACGATTTCGCTCAAAGATTCATTGCCGCCGGAGCTGCGGCCGAACACGGAATCGACCGCCGACGCAAGCGGCGAATCGGACGGGCCGAAGTTCTATCTCGATCGGAACTGCCCGGTCGTCGATGCGCCGTCGATCGGACCGAAGACAGCGAGTCGACTCGAAGGCGTCGGCATCCGCACGGTCGCCGATCTTCTGGGGGCCAATGCGACCGGCGTCGCTGCACGTCTCGGCGTGACCTATATCACCGCCGAAGTCTTTCGCGACTGGCAACGCCAGGCTCGGTTGTGCTGTCAGATTCCGAACCTCCGCGGTCACGACTCGCAAATCCTCGTCGCGTGCGGCGTGACCGACCCGACCGATCTCGTCGCGCTGGACGCCGAAGAGTTGTTCGAACTGGTGGCGCCCTTCTGCGAGTCGGAAGAAGGCCAGCGGATTCTTCGCAGCGGGAAGTCACCGACGGTCGAGGAAGTAGGCGACTGGATCGATTGGTCGCAATCGGCTCGACCCCTCAAAGCGGCCTAA
- a CDS encoding cadherin repeat domain-containing protein, with protein sequence MVVTDWLRSLYVDSANSFRPRRRRRGFTAIEPLEQRVMLSGTATNPQTIDIDWHQTQKRISTGWRDSLLLDELNDPSAQITGHSNFTPANGVDGGQLRWVSKWGGIDWIAPKNFSTNADDELVASFDITVDNGTDTYDATVNIKLKNSAVTAADDAFVINNEDDIYTGWRGPLFDNDNDSDGDDLTTTTQRDVSTDGGVAKWLSKRGGLFYKPDADYLGVDELSYTVTDGVSSDSAGVKIAVVGDINITLSEDTAVGTYVATLPAEWASDPFSVSLSNSEYFEIEEIDGEHKLTLIKQLDYESTGYIDGKSWKGVGFTEAFEVTATQGGAAGFDAASGRVVVSVADMTGIDLGADIDGDGDIDEDDDAAEDPSNGLGLRTFVNVDDDNLNGVADSSDSSATYTSFGTFIDDDLLEVSLDLSEVHVAANAGKWIALEATQLRLYSNQQKSSLTGYDPTVTQGSRRYWKIGADGQSSLPSTVYVEGYGEGDFKVHLRLYSEDRATIIERDTISVSVEALKIAVDPATDLSLDTSHWDNTVDVPTGWKVIGSLATIAGGTPAQLRTPGPVKNESTGQWLGKNLGSTYDVTFDIDQAGSYAYEISFEYSFENGRPGITTGHYVEADNADSKPGFFANGGVYFDNKAELQIYDTAALLAAINGTPVVIGGNQVTLNGGLNGSVTNLSGGSKPWRQESVNTLISGVPYASDSSLNSMTDLETAPQGGGQIAIQFRRIEADGVDSIYEIRTLVGDGDWGEWTRIDGGTSGSSKRRVPNGKIHFQQHWGSGVIYSNINIKEI encoded by the coding sequence ATGGTCGTCACGGACTGGCTGCGCTCCCTCTACGTTGATTCCGCAAATTCCTTTCGCCCGCGACGCCGTCGACGCGGCTTCACCGCAATCGAACCGCTGGAGCAGCGGGTGATGCTTTCGGGCACCGCGACCAACCCGCAGACGATCGACATCGACTGGCATCAAACCCAAAAGCGGATCTCGACCGGCTGGCGCGACTCGTTACTACTCGATGAATTAAACGACCCGTCGGCCCAAATTACCGGGCATAGCAATTTCACACCCGCCAACGGCGTCGACGGCGGACAATTAAGATGGGTTAGTAAGTGGGGCGGCATCGACTGGATCGCGCCTAAGAATTTCAGCACCAACGCGGACGACGAACTCGTCGCGTCCTTCGATATCACCGTCGACAACGGCACCGACACCTACGACGCGACGGTCAATATTAAACTTAAAAATAGCGCCGTCACGGCGGCCGACGACGCATTCGTCATTAATAATGAAGACGACATTTACACCGGCTGGCGCGGGCCGTTATTCGATAACGACAACGACTCGGACGGCGATGACCTCACCACGACGACGCAGCGCGACGTCTCGACCGACGGCGGTGTCGCGAAATGGCTGAGCAAACGCGGCGGCCTGTTCTATAAACCCGACGCCGACTACCTCGGCGTGGATGAATTGTCTTACACGGTGACCGATGGCGTTTCGAGCGACTCCGCGGGCGTTAAGATCGCGGTCGTCGGCGACATTAATATTACGCTGAGCGAAGACACGGCCGTCGGCACCTATGTCGCTACCCTCCCCGCCGAATGGGCGTCCGATCCGTTCTCGGTCTCGCTCAGCAATAGCGAATACTTCGAAATCGAAGAGATCGACGGCGAGCACAAGCTGACATTAATTAAACAGCTCGACTATGAATCGACCGGCTACATCGACGGCAAGTCCTGGAAAGGCGTCGGCTTCACCGAAGCGTTTGAAGTGACTGCGACACAGGGCGGCGCAGCCGGCTTTGATGCGGCGAGTGGACGGGTGGTGGTTTCGGTTGCGGATATGACCGGGATTGATTTGGGGGCCGATATTGACGGAGACGGCGATATCGATGAGGACGATGACGCCGCGGAAGACCCCTCAAATGGTCTCGGCCTGCGAACTTTCGTTAATGTTGATGATGACAATTTGAACGGAGTAGCCGACTCATCAGATTCCTCTGCAACATATACAAGTTTCGGCACTTTTATCGACGATGACCTGCTCGAAGTGTCGCTTGATCTTTCGGAAGTCCATGTCGCAGCCAACGCCGGGAAATGGATTGCTTTGGAAGCAACCCAGCTTCGCTTGTATAGCAATCAGCAGAAGTCGTCGCTAACTGGGTATGATCCGACTGTAACACAGGGGTCACGTCGTTATTGGAAGATCGGCGCCGATGGGCAAAGCAGTCTCCCGAGCACGGTCTATGTGGAAGGTTATGGCGAAGGTGATTTTAAGGTCCACTTGCGGCTCTACTCCGAAGACCGTGCCACAATCATCGAGCGAGATACGATCAGTGTCAGCGTCGAAGCTCTGAAAATCGCAGTCGACCCCGCGACCGACTTGAGTCTCGATACATCGCATTGGGACAATACCGTCGATGTGCCGACCGGCTGGAAAGTCATCGGGTCATTGGCGACGATCGCAGGCGGAACACCCGCTCAACTCCGCACGCCGGGGCCAGTGAAGAATGAATCGACCGGGCAGTGGTTGGGTAAGAACCTTGGTAGTACATACGACGTGACGTTTGACATTGATCAAGCTGGCAGTTACGCCTACGAGATTTCGTTTGAGTATTCTTTTGAGAATGGTCGCCCCGGTATAACAACCGGGCACTATGTCGAAGCTGACAATGCAGACAGTAAACCGGGCTTTTTTGCGAATGGCGGTGTTTACTTTGACAACAAAGCTGAACTACAGATATACGACACTGCTGCATTGCTTGCGGCAATTAATGGAACACCCGTGGTAATCGGCGGAAATCAGGTGACACTTAATGGCGGGTTGAACGGAAGTGTGACGAATCTCTCTGGTGGCTCCAAGCCTTGGAGGCAGGAAAGTGTGAACACCTTGATTAGTGGTGTGCCGTACGCGAGCGACAGTTCTTTGAATTCTATGACTGATCTGGAGACTGCGCCTCAGGGAGGCGGTCAAATAGCAATTCAATTTCGCAGAATAGAGGCTGACGGAGTCGACAGCATCTACGAAATTCGCACACTCGTCGGAGACGGCGACTGGGGTGAATGGACTAGAATCGACGGTGGAACTAGCGGATCAAGCAAACGGCGCGTTCCCAATGGGAAGATTCACTTCCAGCAACATTGGGGCAGCGGCGTGATTTACTCCAACATTAATATTAAGGAAATCTGA
- a CDS encoding YifB family Mg chelatase-like AAA ATPase — protein sequence MLAQLHSFTLYGIDAKAVEVEVDISPAGLPKTILVGLAEAAVKESTHRIERALVNSGYHRPFDRIVINLSPADLPKEAASLDLPIALGILSASQQLPEDRFAEFACIGELALDGKLRPAKGTLSMALAAREKNLRGLMVPAENAKEAAVVREIDVIPVSSLTEAVGFMTGQLTIEPSPFEWDTAVERWGSYEIDYADVKGQEFAKRAMTVAAAGAHHALMIGPPGTGKTLLASRIGTIMPDLSPEESLQTTRIWSAVGRLENEAPLVLKRPFQAPHHTISQAGLVGGGSIPRPGEISMAHNGVLFLDELPEFSRTTLEVLRQPLEEGVVTISRAIGSATFPAKFMLVAAMNPTPSGYHKGDDTGHKADSSIATQRYLSRISGPLLDRIDIHLEVPQVPFRELSGKKPGTDSNTMRHQVLEARSRQRQRFQNTPDPTLLNGRMSAREVRQHCSLTHDAEQLLKAAMDSMGLSARAHDRILRVSRTIADLAGQDQIAADHLSEAINYRALDRKYW from the coding sequence ATGCTCGCCCAGCTTCATAGCTTCACCCTCTACGGGATTGACGCCAAAGCCGTCGAAGTCGAGGTCGATATCAGCCCGGCCGGGTTACCGAAGACGATACTCGTCGGCCTGGCCGAAGCAGCCGTCAAAGAGAGCACGCACCGCATCGAGCGAGCCCTCGTCAACAGCGGCTATCACCGGCCGTTCGATCGCATCGTCATCAATCTCTCCCCGGCTGACCTGCCCAAAGAGGCCGCCTCACTCGACCTGCCGATCGCCCTCGGCATCCTCTCCGCCAGCCAGCAACTGCCCGAAGACCGCTTCGCCGAATTCGCCTGCATCGGCGAACTCGCCCTCGACGGCAAACTCCGCCCCGCCAAGGGCACGCTATCGATGGCTCTCGCCGCACGCGAAAAGAACCTCCGCGGACTGATGGTCCCCGCCGAAAACGCGAAGGAAGCAGCAGTAGTTCGCGAGATCGACGTCATCCCGGTCAGCTCTCTGACCGAAGCCGTCGGCTTCATGACCGGCCAGCTCACCATCGAACCCTCCCCGTTCGAATGGGACACCGCCGTCGAACGCTGGGGCAGCTACGAGATCGACTACGCCGACGTCAAAGGCCAGGAATTCGCCAAACGAGCCATGACCGTCGCAGCAGCGGGAGCTCATCACGCCCTGATGATCGGTCCGCCCGGCACCGGGAAAACGCTGCTCGCCAGCCGGATCGGGACCATCATGCCGGACCTCTCGCCCGAAGAATCACTGCAAACCACGCGGATCTGGTCTGCCGTCGGCCGTCTCGAAAACGAAGCCCCGCTCGTGCTCAAGCGGCCCTTTCAGGCTCCGCATCACACGATTTCTCAAGCCGGACTCGTCGGCGGCGGGTCGATCCCCCGACCGGGCGAAATCTCGATGGCCCACAACGGCGTCCTCTTTCTCGACGAGCTCCCCGAGTTCAGCCGCACCACGCTCGAAGTCCTGCGCCAGCCGCTTGAAGAAGGCGTCGTCACGATTTCACGAGCCATCGGCTCGGCCACATTCCCCGCGAAATTCATGCTCGTCGCCGCGATGAATCCCACCCCCTCCGGCTATCACAAGGGAGACGACACCGGGCACAAGGCCGACAGTTCCATCGCGACCCAGCGGTATCTCAGCCGCATCTCCGGCCCCCTTCTGGACCGCATCGACATCCACCTCGAAGTCCCCCAGGTCCCCTTCCGCGAGCTCTCCGGCAAGAAGCCCGGCACCGACAGTAACACGATGCGCCATCAGGTCTTAGAGGCCCGCTCCCGACAACGGCAACGCTTCCAGAACACTCCTGATCCGACCCTGCTCAACGGTCGCATGTCCGCCCGCGAAGTCCGCCAACATTGCTCCCTCACCCACGATGCCGAGCAGCTTCTCAAAGCCGCAATGGACTCGATGGGACTCTCCGCACGCGCCCACGACCGCATTCTCCGCGTCAGCCGGACCATCGCTGACCTGGCCGGACAAGACCAAATCGCTGCCGATCATCTCTCCGAAGCCATCAACTACCGAGCCCTCGACCGCAAATACTGGTGA